In the Necator americanus strain Aroian chromosome X, whole genome shotgun sequence genome, ctatgCTTTAGTTCTTGGCGGTAGTGGACTAGCCATGTACAGATCTATAAGACATTGTGGATCACAATTTGGCATACATGCTTCGGGACATGATTGATCATTACCAGACAATAGTCCTCCACCATTTACGTTGACTGtagttgctggattttctggTACGGGACTCAGAACTGGCATTGTAACTGAATCGTCGGCACGTAGCTGTTGTCCGGCAACACATCCTGGTTCGCAACTCGGCATGCAAGCATCCGTGCACGCAAGTTGTGTTCGGAGACATTGAGGAGCACATGTTGGAGCACAAGGAGGTCCGCATAGAGGTACGGATTGAGCCAGAACGACTTGTTTTTGAATGGGAGAGGCTAGCACACATTTTTCCTCGCATGTCTCCTCACACATCGGCATACATGAGGGATAAATAGTATAGGATGAGCATGCTTTTTGACAAGATTGTTGGCAAACCACTGGACATTGTCCGATCGGGGTAAATCTTGGGATAACCACACGCAACGGTTGAATGTACGGTTGAGGATAGCACGCTCTTGTGCACGTACCGGTACAGAATGAAGGGCATGCGGATGAAAGCATAACCTGTGAACACATTGGTTGACAGATTTGCTGGCATGATGAACGACATTCCGTGATTTGAGTCTCAGCTCCACAAGCGCAAGACGGAGTAGGAACGATCGCGTTACAGGCGCATTGAGGTGCAGGAGATGGTGAGCAGCTGCAGGAAGGGGCGAACGGTGCTGCACAAGGACATTGACGTTTATCGCGAGCGAGTGAGGTCTGAAattaaaatcttcttttccttaaaaatcactttatttttgcttctttactgttttttattttattttttgtttcatttttttaatttttgaatacagtatcgagtttgataagctgtacacgtaGTGTATAAGCttgttaaataaattcattGGCTaacgttgaattttttttaaatttttgaatagttaGGAAAAACAATTCTGTGCAAATGTAGAACATTGACACGTGTGCCTCACTCTGATACTAAGCTTTTCCTGAAACTAAAAGGTCTCCAGAGACCATATATGCCAAAGCAGAAATAAACAGTTAAACTTCCGGCAAAATATGGAATCATCTTG is a window encoding:
- a CDS encoding hypothetical protein (NECATOR_CHRX.G21784.T2) — translated: MHSSFLIELLLLAALSDQTSLARDKRQCPCAAPFAPSCSCSPSPAPQCACNAIVPTPSCACGAETQITECRSSCQQICQPMCSQVMLSSACPSFCTGTCTRACYPQPYIQPLRVVIPRFTPIGQCPVVCQQSCQKACSSYTIYPSCMPMCEETCEEKCVLASPIQKQVVLAQSVPLCGPPCAPTCAPQCLRTQLACTDACMPSCEPGCVAGQQLRADDSVTMPVLSPVPENPATTVNVNGGGLLSDLYMASPLPPRTKA
- a CDS encoding hypothetical protein (NECATOR_CHRX.G21784.T1), which produces MHSSFLIELLLLAALSDQTSLARDKRQCPCAAPFAPSCSCSPSPAPQCACNAIVPTPSCACGAETQITECRSSCQQICQPMCSQVMLSSACPSFCTGTCTRACYPQPYIQPLRVVIPRFTPIGQCPVVCQQSCQKACSSYTIYPSCMPMCEETCEEKCVLASPIQKQVVLAQSVPLCGPPCAPTCAPQCLRTQLACTDACMPSCEPGCVAGQQLRADDSVTMPVLSPVPENPATTVNVNGGGLLSGNDQSCPEACMPNCDPQCLIDLYMASPLPPRTKA